The segment TCCACCGGGCCACCGTGACCGAGGCCAATCTCAACTATGTGGGCAGTATCACCATCGATGAAGATCTGTTGGAACAAGTGGATATTTTGCCCAATGAAAAAGTGCAAGTGGTCAACAACAATAACGGAGCCCGGCTGGAGACCTATGTGATCCCGGGTCCCCGGGGCAGCGGCACCATCTGTCTCAACGGGGCCGCCGCCCGGCTGGTCCAACCCGGAGATACGGTGATTATCATCTCCTATGCCATGATGACAAAAGAAGAGGCAGAACACCACCGTCCCCGGGTGGCCATCATGGATGAAAACAACCAAGTGCAGGAAATGATCGGGGAAGAGACCCACGGCGTGACTATTTGAATCATAAATCAGTTTGTAATGCAGACAGCCCCTTGCCGATCGGCAAGGGGCTTGTTGTATGGAGCTTATTCCCCATCCGGAGGGAACATTTTTTTACTTTCCATGGGGAGACTACTTTGAAACAGACCAAGCCTGAGGGAGGTGAAAAGATGTTACAACCCTGGTTGCAACAAATGCAAACCCATCTGTCCCAGATTGCCAAAACTTACGGGAACTCTGCTGTGACCTTGGAGGAACGCAGTCAGCTGCGATCGGAGTTTCAAAAAATCCATCAACATACCCAGTCTTTGTTGGAAGGTTGGGCGGTCTTGGAGGAACAAGTGGCCTCGATTCTTAAACAGCATCCGGAATTGGCGGAGGAAGAAGAGGAAGTCAGCGGGGAGTTTTTCCTTGACAGTCAGGTGGTGCGAACCTTCCGCCAAGGGCAGGGGTATTACCAGCTGAAGATGTTCGGGGAGGCGCGGCCTTTCTTTCATGAAGTGGTGGAAAAGGAGCCTGAATTCCTGTTGGGCCGGTTGTACTTGGGCTTAAGCGATTTTCAACAGGAGAATCTGGATGAAGCCCGGCGCCAATTTCAATTGGTGATCCAAACCTCGGAGATCTCCCGGTTGAATGCCTTTGCCCACCATATGCTGGGCTGTATCCATGTCCGGCAGCGAGAGGATGAACCGGCTATTCGCCAATTCACGCGGGCGTTGAATCTGGATGAAGAGAGCGGGGACAGCTGGTTCAATCTGGGGGCTTGTTATTATCGGTTGGGTTATTATCATGAGGCGATCCCGATTTTTTTCCATGCCTTGCGGGTGGATGAGGAAGATTGGGAGGCGATGTATTACCTTTCCTGTTGTTATGAAAAACTGGGGCATCATGACAGTGTTTCCTACTGGAGAATGGCCACGTATCAAAAAACCCGCCATCCCGCCGTGGTGGAGTCCATCGCCCGTCACTTTGAGGAGCGGGGAGAACCCCGACAAGCGATCCAATGGTACCGGAAATTGATCCAAGCGGACCCCCAAAGGGTGGGAGCCTATCACGGGTTAAGCTGGAACTTGTGGGTGTCGGGGAAAAATGAAGAGGCCATGTCCAGCCTGAAAAAGGGTTTGACATTGGAAGGGGAGAATCGGGACCTCCTGTTTACTTATGTCTGGTATCTTTTACAGATCGGCGACGCCGATCAGGTGAAAAAAGTGTTGTCCCGCCTTCCTCAAGGTCTGATTGAACATCCCTTGTGGCTGGTCCTCCGTTCCCGACTGTCCGTCCATTGCGGAGATGTTGACGGGGCGGAAACCATCGCCCGCCAAGCGATTGAAACCCGGGATGCCGTGGCCCGTTCCCTGGGATACTACCAGTTGGGGCGGGTTCTCCTGGAAAAACGGGATCCCGAGCAAGCGACGATCGCCTTTCAGAACGCCCGGGAGCTTTCACCAAAGTGGGAAGAACCTGTTTTTTTTGAGGGTCTCTGTCATCTGTTGAAGGGGCGGAGAGAACAGTCCCGTCAATGTTGGGAAGGAATTTTATCGAAGGCCGATCCCATCGGTCCGTAAGGAGGGATCACCCATGCACACCATCTGGAAAGGATCCATCAGTTTCGGTCTGGTCCATATTCCCATCCGCATGTTTTCGGCCACTCAGGATAAAAGCATCTCCTTTCGCAGTCTCCATGAGAAATGCAAAACCCCGATCAAGTATTCCCGCTATTGTCCCACCTGTGATACCGAAGTCCCCTGGGAGGAAGTGGTCAAGGGGTATGAATACGCCGATAACCAGTTTGTTTTGATGAAAAAAGAGGAGTTGGAGGCGATCCTCCCGGAAAACCGGAAGGCGATTGAGATTCTGGATTTTGTCAAATTGGAGGAGATCGATCCCATCTATTATGACAAATCCTATTATCTCGGCCCCGGGGAACATGGGAATCACGCGTATTCCCTGTTGCGGGATGCGATGGCCGAAACGGGCAAGATCGGAGTGGCCAAAATCACGATCCGATCGAAACAGTCGCTGGCGGTGGTGCGTGTCCATCAGAGCTGCCTGGTGATGGAAACCATCTTTTACCCTGATGAGGTCCGGGATGTGGCCCAGGTTCCGGAGGTTCCCGCAAAAGTGGAGTTGCCGGAAAAGGAGATGGCAATGGCCAAACAGCTGATTGATCAATTGACCACCGCATTTCACCCTGAAAAATACCAGGATGAGTATCGGCAGGCAGTGGAAGAGGCGATCGGGAAGAAAGTCAAAGGTGAGGAAGTCGTGGAAGCTCCCGAGCGTCAACCGGAGCGGGTGGTGGATCTGATGGAGGCCTTGAAGGCCAGTCTGGAACAATCCGGGGGAAAGAAAAAGAAACCGACGAGAAAAAAGAAAACAGCCGCGAGATAACAGCGGCTGTCAGGAGCGATCCCCTTTCCAATAGCGGAGGTGGGTCTCCTCACCGGTGGGACGCGACTGGATTTCACGCCCCTTTTCATCCCGGAGGATTTCGATCGTCCGGTAGTGCTCCACCTCCCACTCTCCTTCACTGGTAACCCCTTCATACTGCAGACGCACCTCTTTTTGTGACGCCGGAGTACCGGGTCGGCCCATGACAGGTGCCGTCCCGG is part of the Kroppenstedtia eburnea genome and harbors:
- the panD gene encoding aspartate 1-decarboxylase, which encodes MYRTLMKSKIHRATVTEANLNYVGSITIDEDLLEQVDILPNEKVQVVNNNNGARLETYVIPGPRGSGTICLNGAAARLVQPGDTVIIISYAMMTKEEAEHHRPRVAIMDENNQVQEMIGEETHGVTI
- a CDS encoding tetratricopeptide repeat protein; its protein translation is MLQPWLQQMQTHLSQIAKTYGNSAVTLEERSQLRSEFQKIHQHTQSLLEGWAVLEEQVASILKQHPELAEEEEEVSGEFFLDSQVVRTFRQGQGYYQLKMFGEARPFFHEVVEKEPEFLLGRLYLGLSDFQQENLDEARRQFQLVIQTSEISRLNAFAHHMLGCIHVRQREDEPAIRQFTRALNLDEESGDSWFNLGACYYRLGYYHEAIPIFFHALRVDEEDWEAMYYLSCCYEKLGHHDSVSYWRMATYQKTRHPAVVESIARHFEERGEPRQAIQWYRKLIQADPQRVGAYHGLSWNLWVSGKNEEAMSSLKKGLTLEGENRDLLFTYVWYLLQIGDADQVKKVLSRLPQGLIEHPLWLVLRSRLSVHCGDVDGAETIARQAIETRDAVARSLGYYQLGRVLLEKRDPEQATIAFQNARELSPKWEEPVFFEGLCHLLKGRREQSRQCWEGILSKADPIGP
- a CDS encoding Ku protein, whose translation is MHTIWKGSISFGLVHIPIRMFSATQDKSISFRSLHEKCKTPIKYSRYCPTCDTEVPWEEVVKGYEYADNQFVLMKKEELEAILPENRKAIEILDFVKLEEIDPIYYDKSYYLGPGEHGNHAYSLLRDAMAETGKIGVAKITIRSKQSLAVVRVHQSCLVMETIFYPDEVRDVAQVPEVPAKVELPEKEMAMAKQLIDQLTTAFHPEKYQDEYRQAVEEAIGKKVKGEEVVEAPERQPERVVDLMEALKASLEQSGGKKKKPTRKKKTAAR